GGAGGAAGGCATTATCGCCTTGCAGCGGGCCCGCCATAACCCTCCGGTACTGTGCATCGTCGATATTCATCTGGAAGGCGTCAAAACCGGATGGGACTTTATCGCCGAGCTATACCGCGACCCGAAATCGCACCGGACCCCGGTGATCGTCTCGACCGCATTGGATCTGCCGGCCGACTATCAGGAGAAAGATATCGAGAAATACTTGAAAAAACCGTTTTCTATGGATAAGCTGCTGCGGGTCGCCCGCGAGCTGCTGCAGGATCAATCCCGGCTGCCGGCCTATATTTTCCCGGAGCAGGATGAGAAGCATATCACTTCCTCCCTGACGAAAAACGGCATCGAGGTCGAGGAAGTGAAGCATGCCGAGGACACCATTGAAGTGAAGATCAAGCAGAAGCCGCCGGAGAATGCCGGCCATTCCGCGCCGGATGAATGATTCATCCGGCTTTTTTGTGCGGAAAGCGAATGAGGAATTGGGCTTCCGCCATCCATTGCCGGCTCGCGAAGTCCCTGCCTTTGACTGTGACACGCCCCGGATACACCTGAACATAAAATCCCTGGCTGGCATCCTCCCCTGCAGGCTCGCCATTTTTGTTTAACGGCTCATAAACCGAAGCGCTGTTCAGCGTTACATACCGCCCGTCGCGAATGGTCCCCGGCTGGCCCAGCGCATAATGCGTATGCCCGTTAAATAACATAACCTCCGGATAACGGCTCAATATCGCATGCAGCTTTTGCTGGCTGAGGTTGCCCGTTTCGGCGAGGGCTACGTTCGTCGGTTGATGCAGGAATACGAAAACCGGCCGGTTCGGCGCATGCTTCTCCGCCAATTTGCGGCGCAGCCATTCAAGCTGAGCCTCCGACAAAAGCGCCGCCGTTTCCCCGTAGCCCGGCCCCGACTGAAGGTAATGCTCGGTGCCGAGAAAAATAAAATGATATCCCGCCAACCAGCGGTCATAATATACTTCGCGTTCGCCGGTCAGCTGAAGAAATCGCCGAATGGAGGATATCTCCGTCTCTCCGTTCGGGAACGTGCCGTAGCTCCAGCGCCCTGTGCCGTCATACCAGGCTTTATAAAACTCATGATTGCCGATCGTATAAAAAAGCGCCTTCGGATGCGGCACACGCGCCATAATACGCGATAAAGCTTCATAATCTTCGGGACGGCCGTCCCCCAGATCGCCGTTGATCACCAGCGCATCCGCAGCCGGATCGATCTGATCCAGATCCTGCAGCGCCCTCTCCAGCTTCCGCCGTGCTTGTTCATTGCCGCTCGTCACATGAATATCGCTGAGCACGGCAAACGTCAGCTCGGGTCGCTC
The window above is part of the Paenibacillus hamazuiensis genome. Proteins encoded here:
- a CDS encoding metallophosphoesterase family protein, which translates into the protein MKKSARMLLATIVCLRLVLCGGPVSAAPERPELTFAVLSDIHVTSGNEQARRKLERALQDLDQIDPAADALVINGDLGDGRPEDYEALSRIMARVPHPKALFYTIGNHEFYKAWYDGTGRWSYGTFPNGETEISSIRRFLQLTGEREVYYDRWLAGYHFIFLGTEHYLQSGPGYGETAALLSEAQLEWLRRKLAEKHAPNRPVFVFLHQPTNVALAETGNLSQQKLHAILSRYPEVMLFNGHTHYALGQPGTIRDGRYVTLNSASVYEPLNKNGEPAGEDASQGFYVQVYPGRVTVKGRDFASRQWMAEAQFLIRFPHKKAG